CAAACATGATTGTAGGTTTTGCAGCAGGGAAGAGCTTTAATGATTTTTTGATAAATGTCGCCCCTGTGGTCTTCATAACGCTGATTACCATCCTTATTCTCCTCTTGTGGAAAGAGAGCAAATATTTTAAACTCAATGATGAGGAACAAAAAATCCTGAAAAGGTTCGCTAACACGGATCCCTTTTCTCAGATCAGGGACAAGAGGATGTTACGGATTTCTTTAACGATATTTTCTTTAACCCTGATTGGTTTCATGTTACCACCGTCACTCGGTATTGATCCGGCACTCGTCGCACTCCTTTCTGCTGCAGTCACACTTTTCGTTATGAGAGTGAACACTGAGGTAATGGAAAAACTTTTTCACAAGATCGAATGGGGCACGATTTTTTTCTTTTTGGGGATGTTCACTCTTGTATATGGTCTTGAAGCAGTGGGGCTAATGGACGCTTTCGTGAGCTTTCTTGTGAGCTCTCTCCATAGTCCTATTTTGTTGTTGATCTTTGTTCTCTGGTTCCCTTTGTTCCTTTCGGGATTTGTCAGTGCGGTTCCGATGGTAATGATCATGGTTCCCGTTATTAACAGCATAATTGGAAATCCGGAACTGGTTTTTAGCAAAGATCCTGCCCTTTCCGACATTCTTTGGTGGGCTCTCGTTCTAGGAGCTTGTTATGGTGGCAATGGTACAATAGTCGGAGCTGCCGCTAACATGGTGGTAACTGGAATGA
This genomic interval from Kosmotoga pacifica contains the following:
- a CDS encoding ArsB/NhaD family transporter, which codes for MVVLYGSVVLALMAVVYYFLISGKMDKAASAFAGGAILLFLTAVLNKAFPGALPEGVRALNLDNLSEFVDFRTIGLLIGMMIILPFIEESGFFQFMAVAVVKMSRGDFKLLYIVTSLIVALASALLNNVSTVMVFVPVVLAVTDALEKNPFPFLIMIILSANLGGTATLIGDPPNMIVGFAAGKSFNDFLINVAPVVFITLITILILLLWKESKYFKLNDEEQKILKRFANTDPFSQIRDKRMLRISLTIFSLTLIGFMLPPSLGIDPALVALLSAAVTLFVMRVNTEVMEKLFHKIEWGTIFFFLGMFTLVYGLEAVGLMDAFVSFLVSSLHSPILLLIFVLWFPLFLSGFVSAVPMVMIMVPVINSIIGNPELVFSKDPALSDILWWALVLGACYGGNGTIVGAAANMVVTGMSQKLKRGKLTFSNYIKYAFPLLMISGMIATMYVMLRYYSTHI